The following coding sequences lie in one Glycine max cultivar Williams 82 chromosome 19, Glycine_max_v4.0, whole genome shotgun sequence genomic window:
- the LOC100777943 gene encoding chloride channel protein CLC-f isoform X1, protein MMCGLLEILDQIKQSTSSQTQGFDFLAGIFPTIKAIQAAVTLGTGCSLGPEGPSVDIGKSCANGFSLMMEHDRERKIALVAAGAAAGISSGFNAPVAGCFFAIETVLRPLRAENSPPFTTAMIILASVISSTVSNVLQGTQSAFTIPEYDLKSAAELPLYLILGMLCGVISVALTRLVAWFTKLFKIIQDKFGIPTVVCPALGGFGAGIIALKYPGILYWGFTNVEEILRTGKSASAPGIWLLAQLVAAKVIATALCKGSGLVGGLYAPSLMIGAAAGAVFGGFSAEVINSAIPGNTAVAQPPAYALVGMAATLASACSVPLTSVLLLFELTKDYRILLPLMGAVGLAIWVPSVTNRVKESETPDSSKSARGYSPISHAGYDNEDNWRQANDGNDLELRIVDGTNLEPIDKELLLDNLQVSQTMSKQYLKVLSSATLNDAIKCMHDSQQNCVLVVDKEDFLEGILTDGDVKRCLSQKSNDTSNGDSGIVDANTCLVSSVCTRGMSYRGRERGILTCYPNTSLAMAKELMEAKDIKQLPVVKRGVDQSREMKRRIVGLLHYDAL, encoded by the exons ATGATGTGTGGTTTACTGGAAATACTGGACCAAATAAAGCAATCCACTTCCTCTCAAACACAAGGATTTGATTTTCTTGCAGGAATCTTTCCAACAATAAAGGCTATCCAGGCTGCAGTTACTTTAGGTACTGGCTGTTCATTGGGTCCTGAAGGTCCTAGTGTTGATATTGGGAAGTCATGTGCCAACGGATTCTCACTAATGATGGAACACGACAGAGAAAGGAAAATAGCACTTGTTGCGGCTGGTGCAGCAGCTGGTATTTCTTCAG GCTTCAATGCTCCAGTTGCTGGTTGTTTCTTTGCTATTGAAACTGTGCTGAGGCCTCTTCGTGCAGAGAACTCACCCCCATTTACAACTGCCATGATTATATTGGCTTCTGTTATCTCGTCAACTGTATCTAATGTTTTACAGGGGACCCAATCAGCTTTTACAATACCCGAGTATGATTTGAAATCTGCTGCTG AGCTACCTTTATACCTGATATTGGGAATGCTATGTGGTGTTATAAGTGTGGCCCTGACTCGTTTGGTTGCTTGGTTCACCAAATTATTTAAGATTATTCAAGATAAGTTTGGCATTCCTACCGTGGTCTGCCCTGCTTTAGGTGGCTTTGGAGCTGGGATCATTGCTCTTAAATATCCTGGAATATTGTATTGGGGTTTCACAAATGTGGAAGAAATTCTACGTACTGGAAAGAGTGCTTCAGCTCCTGGAATATGGCTTCTGGCTCAATTGGTAGCTGCTAAGGTTATTGCAACGGCTCTTTGCAAGGGATCTGGGCTAGTAGGTGGTCTTTATGCACCGAGTTTAATGATAGGTGCCGCAGCTGGTGCTGTATTTGGAGGCTTTTCTGCTGAAGTTATTAATTCAGCAATTCCTGGAAATACTGCTGTTGCTCAGCCCCCAGCATATGCTCTG GTTGGAATGGCTGCTACACTAGCATCTGCTTGTTCTGTTCCTTTGACATCGGTTCTACTTCTTTTTGAGCTGACAAAAGATTATAGGATACTGCTTCCACTCATG GGAGCTGTTGGATTGGCAATATGGGTACCCTCAGTGACAAACCGGGTGAAGGAGAGTGAGACACCTGATTCAAGTAAATCAGCAAGAGGATACTCTCCAATTTCACATGCCGGATATGATAATGAAGATAACTGGAGACAAGCCAATGATGGGAATGATTTAGAACTCCGTATTGTTGATGGCACTAATCTTGAACCAATTGATAAGGAACTGCTTCTGGACAATCTTCAG GTTTCTCAGACCATGTCAAAACAATATCTGAAGGTTTTGTCATCTGCAACCCTGAACGATGCAATAAAATGCATGCATGACAGCCAGCAGAATTGTGTGCTGGTGGTTGATAAAGAAGATTTTCTAGAAGGAATATTGACAGATGGTGACGTTAAAAGGTGTCTGTCCCAGAAGTCTAATGACACTTCGAATGGCGATTCAGGGATTGTGGAT GCAAACACATGCCTTGTTTCCTCTGTTTGTACTCGAGGGATGAGCTATCGTGGACGAGAGCGAGGAATCTTAACCTGCTATCCAAATACTAGTTTGGCTATGGCCAAAGAGTTGATGGAGGCCAAGGACATTAAGCAATTACCAGTGGTTAAACGTGGTGTAGATCAAAGTAGAGAAATGAAGAGGAGAATTGTTGGTCTTCTTCATTATGATGCATTATGA
- the LOC100777943 gene encoding chloride channel protein CLC-f isoform X2 gives MMCGLLEILDQIKQSTSSQTQGFDFLAGIFPTIKAIQAAVTLGTGCSLGPEGPSVDIGKSCANGFSLMMEHDRERKIALVAAGAAAGISSGFNAPVAGCFFAIETVLRPLRAENSPPFTTAMIILASVISSTVSNVLQGTQSAFTIPEYDLKSAAELPLYLILGMLCGVISVALTRLVAWFTKLFKIIQDKFGIPTVVCPALGGFGAGIIALKYPGILYWGFTNVEEILRTGKSASAPGIWLLAQLVAAKVIATALCKGSGLVGGLYAPSLMIGAAAGAVFGGFSAEVINSAIPGNTAVAQPPAYALVGMAATLASACSVPLTSVLLLFELTKDYRILLPLMGAVGLAIWVPSVTNRVKESETPDSSKSARGYSPISHAGYDNEDNWRQANDGNDLELRIVDGTNLEPIDKELLLDNLQVSQTMSKQYLKVLSSATLNDAIKCMHDSQQNCVLVVDKEDFLEGILTDGDVKRCLSQKSNDTSNGDSGIVDANTCLVSSVCTRGMSYRGRERGILTCYPNTSLAMAKELMEAKDIKQLPVVKRGVDQSREMKRRIERY, from the exons ATGATGTGTGGTTTACTGGAAATACTGGACCAAATAAAGCAATCCACTTCCTCTCAAACACAAGGATTTGATTTTCTTGCAGGAATCTTTCCAACAATAAAGGCTATCCAGGCTGCAGTTACTTTAGGTACTGGCTGTTCATTGGGTCCTGAAGGTCCTAGTGTTGATATTGGGAAGTCATGTGCCAACGGATTCTCACTAATGATGGAACACGACAGAGAAAGGAAAATAGCACTTGTTGCGGCTGGTGCAGCAGCTGGTATTTCTTCAG GCTTCAATGCTCCAGTTGCTGGTTGTTTCTTTGCTATTGAAACTGTGCTGAGGCCTCTTCGTGCAGAGAACTCACCCCCATTTACAACTGCCATGATTATATTGGCTTCTGTTATCTCGTCAACTGTATCTAATGTTTTACAGGGGACCCAATCAGCTTTTACAATACCCGAGTATGATTTGAAATCTGCTGCTG AGCTACCTTTATACCTGATATTGGGAATGCTATGTGGTGTTATAAGTGTGGCCCTGACTCGTTTGGTTGCTTGGTTCACCAAATTATTTAAGATTATTCAAGATAAGTTTGGCATTCCTACCGTGGTCTGCCCTGCTTTAGGTGGCTTTGGAGCTGGGATCATTGCTCTTAAATATCCTGGAATATTGTATTGGGGTTTCACAAATGTGGAAGAAATTCTACGTACTGGAAAGAGTGCTTCAGCTCCTGGAATATGGCTTCTGGCTCAATTGGTAGCTGCTAAGGTTATTGCAACGGCTCTTTGCAAGGGATCTGGGCTAGTAGGTGGTCTTTATGCACCGAGTTTAATGATAGGTGCCGCAGCTGGTGCTGTATTTGGAGGCTTTTCTGCTGAAGTTATTAATTCAGCAATTCCTGGAAATACTGCTGTTGCTCAGCCCCCAGCATATGCTCTG GTTGGAATGGCTGCTACACTAGCATCTGCTTGTTCTGTTCCTTTGACATCGGTTCTACTTCTTTTTGAGCTGACAAAAGATTATAGGATACTGCTTCCACTCATG GGAGCTGTTGGATTGGCAATATGGGTACCCTCAGTGACAAACCGGGTGAAGGAGAGTGAGACACCTGATTCAAGTAAATCAGCAAGAGGATACTCTCCAATTTCACATGCCGGATATGATAATGAAGATAACTGGAGACAAGCCAATGATGGGAATGATTTAGAACTCCGTATTGTTGATGGCACTAATCTTGAACCAATTGATAAGGAACTGCTTCTGGACAATCTTCAG GTTTCTCAGACCATGTCAAAACAATATCTGAAGGTTTTGTCATCTGCAACCCTGAACGATGCAATAAAATGCATGCATGACAGCCAGCAGAATTGTGTGCTGGTGGTTGATAAAGAAGATTTTCTAGAAGGAATATTGACAGATGGTGACGTTAAAAGGTGTCTGTCCCAGAAGTCTAATGACACTTCGAATGGCGATTCAGGGATTGTGGAT GCAAACACATGCCTTGTTTCCTCTGTTTGTACTCGAGGGATGAGCTATCGTGGACGAGAGCGAGGAATCTTAACCTGCTATCCAAATACTAGTTTGGCTATGGCCAAAGAGTTGATGGAGGCCAAGGACATTAAGCAATTACCAGTGGTTAAACGTGGTGTAGATCAAAGTAGAGAAATGAAGAGGAGAATT
- the LOC102669142 gene encoding uncharacterized protein isoform X1, with protein MRSHKMPLFFDLFIPFSYVFGFFPPSASLPAVSEVCLHFTRCLSNLHCCVQLKANSTFPDKAPSSGASPLDQQSLDPPQSTSAGRVASLRQLSNSFAQFNNLHLSLRSKKPLTRKDAAAINERRFAKIKEYKERNVEVENEAFDRYMQNVDLLEEVLAVKSLDENVPSALESNPTTMESNEAMIPGLKLQLRSNSMRSDGLRMRIQQIVDEGLKKLEKSAVDGDIN; from the exons ATGAGAAGCCACAAAATGCCCCTCTTTTTTGATCTTTTCATCccattttcttatgtttttgg GTTCTTTCCGCCCAGTGCATCTCTTCCTGCTGTCTCTGAAGTCTGTTTGCACTTCACACGCTGTCTCTCCAATCTTCACTGTTGTGTTC AGTTAAAAGCTAATTCAACTTTTCCTGACAAGGCACCCTCTTCTGGCGCCTCTCCTCTTGACCAGCAATCCTTAGATCCACCTCAATCAAC AAGTGCTGGTAGAGTTGCATCACTTCGACAGCTTTCCAATAGTTTTGCTCAGTTCAATAATTTACACCTTTCACTTCGTTCAAAGAAGCCACTAACTAGAAAG GATGCTGCAGCTATAAATGAACGGAGATTTGCCAAGATAAAGGAATACAAGGAGCGGAATGTTGAAGTGGAAAATGAAGCTTTTGACCGATACATGCAGAATGTAGATTTACTGGAGGAAGTATTAGCTGTGAAGTCGTTGGATGAGAATGTGCCCTCTGCATTGGAGTCTAATCCTACTACAATGGAGAGCAATGAGGCAATGATCCCTGGGTTAAAATTGCAGCTAAGATCAAATTCTATGAGAAGTGATGGTTTGAGAATGAGAATACAACAAATTGTAGACGAGGGATTAAAGAAGCTCGAGAAAAGTGCTGTAGATGGTGACATCAATTGA
- the LOC121174186 gene encoding uncharacterized protein: MVWYRRKTKMFVDPKNANTATLAKVGETLQYMLSPQGRNTWTVDDPVSYMEKITILSKEQERITKPVSHGPAIEHEFASQDFNILPSSVETQGIGRRREVVEAEPYLYPQMVERGHGMYYTPAISSQYPAQIYHYPFECHQSDTSATEHSLGGVAETYPNFSWPTMTPSQQHDTQIQTPNAPLGTQWTVPGAITDMNELLGVDLRHQFSTEADQVEKGRHHGRRNPDRQARRWECPCGISSRHHGH; this comes from the exons ATGGTGTGGTATAGGCGAAAAACGAAGATGTTTGTTGACCCTAAAAATGCAAACACAgctacattg GCTAAAGTTGGAGAGACATTACAGTACATGTTGTCTCCACAAGGGAGAAATACATGGACAGTGGATGATCCAGTATCGTATATGGAAAAAATAACCATTTTATCTaaagagcaagagagaatcacTAAACCTGTGTCACATGGTCCAGCAATAGAACATGAGTTTGCATCGCAAGACTTTAATATTCTCCcatcaagtgttgaaactcaagGTATAGGTAGACGAAGGGAGGTTGTTGAAGCAGAACCATATTTGTACCCACAGATGGTAgagcgtggccatggaatgtattataCACCAGCAATATCTTCTCAGTACCCGGCACAGATATATCATTATCCATTCGAATGTCATCAAAGTGATACTTCTGCAACCGAACATTCATTAGGTGGTGTTGCGGAGACATATCCCAATTTTTCATGGCCTACTATGACCCCTTCACAACAACATGATACACAAATTCAAACACCTAATGCCCCATTAGGTACTCAATGGACTGTACCCGGAGCAATAACTGATATGAATGaattattaggtgttgatttacGTCACCAATTTTCTACTGAGGCTGACCAAGTTGAAAAGGGGAGACATCAtggcagaagaaatcctgatagACAAGCGCGAAGATGGGAATGCCCATGCGGCATATCCTCACGTCATCACGGACATTGA
- the LOC102669142 gene encoding uncharacterized protein isoform X3, producing MFLELKANSTFPDKAPSSGASPLDQQSLDPPQSTSAGRVASLRQLSNSFAQFNNLHLSLRSKKPLTRKDAAAINERRFAKIKEYKERNVEVENEAFDRYMQNVDLLEEVLAVKSLDENVPSALESNPTTMESNEAMIPGLKLQLRSNSMRSDGLRMRIQQIVDEGLKKLEKSAVDGDIN from the exons atgtttttgg AGTTAAAAGCTAATTCAACTTTTCCTGACAAGGCACCCTCTTCTGGCGCCTCTCCTCTTGACCAGCAATCCTTAGATCCACCTCAATCAAC AAGTGCTGGTAGAGTTGCATCACTTCGACAGCTTTCCAATAGTTTTGCTCAGTTCAATAATTTACACCTTTCACTTCGTTCAAAGAAGCCACTAACTAGAAAG GATGCTGCAGCTATAAATGAACGGAGATTTGCCAAGATAAAGGAATACAAGGAGCGGAATGTTGAAGTGGAAAATGAAGCTTTTGACCGATACATGCAGAATGTAGATTTACTGGAGGAAGTATTAGCTGTGAAGTCGTTGGATGAGAATGTGCCCTCTGCATTGGAGTCTAATCCTACTACAATGGAGAGCAATGAGGCAATGATCCCTGGGTTAAAATTGCAGCTAAGATCAAATTCTATGAGAAGTGATGGTTTGAGAATGAGAATACAACAAATTGTAGACGAGGGATTAAAGAAGCTCGAGAAAAGTGCTGTAGATGGTGACATCAATTGA
- the LOC102669142 gene encoding uncharacterized protein isoform X2 translates to MRSHKMPLFFDLFIPFSYVFGFFPPSASLPAVSEVCLHFTRCLSNLHCCVQLKANSTFPDKAPSSGASPLDQQSLDPPQSTAGRVASLRQLSNSFAQFNNLHLSLRSKKPLTRKDAAAINERRFAKIKEYKERNVEVENEAFDRYMQNVDLLEEVLAVKSLDENVPSALESNPTTMESNEAMIPGLKLQLRSNSMRSDGLRMRIQQIVDEGLKKLEKSAVDGDIN, encoded by the exons ATGAGAAGCCACAAAATGCCCCTCTTTTTTGATCTTTTCATCccattttcttatgtttttgg GTTCTTTCCGCCCAGTGCATCTCTTCCTGCTGTCTCTGAAGTCTGTTTGCACTTCACACGCTGTCTCTCCAATCTTCACTGTTGTGTTC AGTTAAAAGCTAATTCAACTTTTCCTGACAAGGCACCCTCTTCTGGCGCCTCTCCTCTTGACCAGCAATCCTTAGATCCACCTCAATCAAC TGCTGGTAGAGTTGCATCACTTCGACAGCTTTCCAATAGTTTTGCTCAGTTCAATAATTTACACCTTTCACTTCGTTCAAAGAAGCCACTAACTAGAAAG GATGCTGCAGCTATAAATGAACGGAGATTTGCCAAGATAAAGGAATACAAGGAGCGGAATGTTGAAGTGGAAAATGAAGCTTTTGACCGATACATGCAGAATGTAGATTTACTGGAGGAAGTATTAGCTGTGAAGTCGTTGGATGAGAATGTGCCCTCTGCATTGGAGTCTAATCCTACTACAATGGAGAGCAATGAGGCAATGATCCCTGGGTTAAAATTGCAGCTAAGATCAAATTCTATGAGAAGTGATGGTTTGAGAATGAGAATACAACAAATTGTAGACGAGGGATTAAAGAAGCTCGAGAAAAGTGCTGTAGATGGTGACATCAATTGA
- the LOC102669142 gene encoding uncharacterized protein isoform X4, with product MFLELKANSTFPDKAPSSGASPLDQQSLDPPQSTAGRVASLRQLSNSFAQFNNLHLSLRSKKPLTRKDAAAINERRFAKIKEYKERNVEVENEAFDRYMQNVDLLEEVLAVKSLDENVPSALESNPTTMESNEAMIPGLKLQLRSNSMRSDGLRMRIQQIVDEGLKKLEKSAVDGDIN from the exons atgtttttgg AGTTAAAAGCTAATTCAACTTTTCCTGACAAGGCACCCTCTTCTGGCGCCTCTCCTCTTGACCAGCAATCCTTAGATCCACCTCAATCAAC TGCTGGTAGAGTTGCATCACTTCGACAGCTTTCCAATAGTTTTGCTCAGTTCAATAATTTACACCTTTCACTTCGTTCAAAGAAGCCACTAACTAGAAAG GATGCTGCAGCTATAAATGAACGGAGATTTGCCAAGATAAAGGAATACAAGGAGCGGAATGTTGAAGTGGAAAATGAAGCTTTTGACCGATACATGCAGAATGTAGATTTACTGGAGGAAGTATTAGCTGTGAAGTCGTTGGATGAGAATGTGCCCTCTGCATTGGAGTCTAATCCTACTACAATGGAGAGCAATGAGGCAATGATCCCTGGGTTAAAATTGCAGCTAAGATCAAATTCTATGAGAAGTGATGGTTTGAGAATGAGAATACAACAAATTGTAGACGAGGGATTAAAGAAGCTCGAGAAAAGTGCTGTAGATGGTGACATCAATTGA